From the genome of Actinomycetota bacterium, one region includes:
- a CDS encoding WecB/TagA/CpsF family glycosyltransferase, with translation MAREIFGVRLDEVASREELEHACIGFLEGDRASRIFTPNPEILLRARDDPSYRELLNTADLALPDGTGVALVESLLARRRIRRWPGVEIGALAVRLASDRDLPIAFVGGSATPAERAAAEWRRRVPSMRVHLVGSGVPIDDDGRARPHARDDEIVGELQRVAPAVVLVGLGAPKQERWIAEHADDIPSARILIGVGGAFDMWAGRLRRAPRLLHRVGLEWAWRLALEPGRFPRIVRATVVFPFRALTERTS, from the coding sequence GTGGCACGCGAGATCTTCGGCGTCCGGCTCGACGAGGTAGCGTCGCGCGAGGAGCTCGAACACGCATGTATCGGATTCCTCGAGGGGGATCGAGCGAGCCGCATCTTCACGCCGAACCCCGAGATCCTGCTTCGTGCTCGCGACGATCCGTCCTATCGGGAGCTGTTGAACACCGCAGACCTGGCGCTCCCGGATGGGACCGGCGTCGCGCTGGTGGAATCGCTCCTCGCGCGACGAAGGATTCGACGGTGGCCCGGTGTGGAGATCGGTGCGCTCGCGGTTCGACTCGCTTCCGATCGGGACCTCCCGATCGCCTTCGTCGGGGGCTCGGCCACCCCCGCCGAGCGTGCGGCCGCCGAGTGGCGGCGCCGCGTGCCGTCGATGCGCGTCCACCTCGTCGGCTCCGGCGTCCCGATCGATGACGACGGCCGCGCGCGTCCGCATGCGCGCGACGACGAGATCGTCGGCGAACTCCAACGCGTCGCACCGGCGGTAGTTCTCGTCGGTCTCGGCGCCCCGAAGCAGGAGCGGTGGATCGCCGAGCACGCGGACGACATCCCGTCCGCTCGGATCCTGATCGGCGTCGGCGGCGCGTTCGATATGTGGGCCGGACGCCTCCGGCGGGCGCCGCGCCTCCTCCATCGCGTGGGCCTGGAGTGGGCGTGGCGGCTCGCGCTCGAGCCGGGGCGATTTCCACGCATCGTGCGGGCCACGGTCGTCTTCCCCTTCCGCGCCCTGACCGAACGCACGAGCTGA
- a CDS encoding diguanylate cyclase translates to MPASKPPVAVLAVGFDPGVVAGATVETADDLLGALAQLAGGGVDVVLLALDTPDAPGVDAVRSIRERAPDVAVIGVLSADDADRDTQGADGAGAADRAGIAERAIDAGASDVVSAASPELLARAVRYATSLRRLEDELERGRFVDDLTGLYTTRGLEHLASHHLAYASRSKVPVTLVFVRLDTPDAAPEDDADQDERRRAVTEAADVLRAVVRSSDVLARVGPNSFCVLLTGDASGADAVVLSRLVEAIAESNARSGRSSQLSVSVGAAAYDPDNPVSLEALIEEADRRTGTDVTGE, encoded by the coding sequence GTGCCGGCCTCGAAGCCTCCCGTTGCCGTCCTCGCGGTCGGATTCGACCCCGGCGTCGTCGCCGGTGCGACCGTCGAGACGGCCGACGACCTCCTCGGGGCACTGGCACAACTCGCCGGCGGTGGCGTCGACGTCGTGCTCCTGGCGCTCGACACGCCGGACGCACCCGGCGTGGACGCGGTCCGGTCGATCCGGGAGCGCGCTCCCGACGTGGCGGTGATCGGGGTGCTTTCGGCGGATGACGCCGACCGCGACACGCAGGGCGCCGATGGCGCCGGCGCCGCCGACCGGGCCGGGATCGCGGAACGCGCGATCGACGCCGGCGCCAGCGACGTCGTCTCCGCCGCCTCGCCCGAACTCCTTGCACGCGCCGTTCGGTATGCGACGTCGCTTCGGCGCCTGGAGGACGAGCTCGAACGGGGCCGATTCGTGGACGATCTCACCGGGCTCTACACGACGCGCGGTCTCGAGCACCTCGCCTCGCATCATCTCGCCTACGCCAGCCGTTCGAAGGTACCGGTCACGCTGGTGTTCGTCCGTCTTGACACCCCCGACGCCGCGCCGGAAGACGATGCCGACCAGGACGAACGGCGCCGCGCCGTCACCGAGGCGGCGGACGTGCTTCGCGCCGTCGTCCGCAGCTCGGACGTCCTCGCGCGCGTAGGCCCGAATTCGTTCTGCGTCCTGCTCACCGGCGACGCGTCTGGCGCCGACGCCGTCGTGCTGTCGAGGCTCGTCGAGGCGATCGCGGAGAGCAACGCGCGGAGCGGGCGGTCCTCCCAACTCTCGGTGTCGGTCGGCGCGGCGGCCTACGATCCCGATAACCCGGTCTCGCTCGAAGCGCTGATCGAAGAGGCCGACAGGCGCACGGGGACAGACGTCACCGGCGAGTGA
- the acnA gene encoding aconitate hydratase AcnA, with protein sequence MTTDLGGARGRIDTADGPVELYRLEWLAERGVGDVERLPHTARILLENLLRRAGTRDVRDEDVSALAGWPAPAPEASVAFMPSRVLMQDFTGVPAVVDLAAMRSAMARASGDPSRVNPLVDVDLIIDHSVQVDLFRSPEAYEANIDWEYRRNSERYALLRWAQQAFDGVRVVPPGAGICHQVNLEHLGKVVAVRDGIAMPDTLVGTDSHTTMINGLGVLGWGVGGIEAEAAMLGQPMFLPAPVVIGVRVVGALPAGTTATDLVLTLTQMLRAHGVVGTFVEFFGDGLSTLALADRATLSNMCPEYGATAAFFPIDAETLRYLRFTGREDRVDLVERFANEQGLFRRDGDPEPVFSEVLDLDLSGVEPSLAGPKRPQDRVPLAGVWASFVEAFRDRLEPDPTPQQTARFLDEGGAQTALNEPAASTGRVVDPVGEPEPVSLNDGVLRHGSIVIAAITSCTNTSNPSVMLAAGLLAKKAVEAGLETKPWVKTSLAPGSRVVTEYLDAAGLQPYLDKLGFSLVGFGCTTCIGNSGPLPDAVAAAVAERDLAVVAVLSGNRNFEGRIHPQVRASYLASPPLCVAYAIAGHAEVDLTTQPLGVAPDGTPVYLRDLWPTAEEVREAIAASVSPDQFRREYGRIYDGDERWNALPSPEGAMFAWDLDSTYVREPPFFEDLAPVPGVVDDVAGARCLVKLGDSITTDHISPAGAIRPDSPAGRYLIDHGVPQREFNSYGARRGNHEVMMRGTFANVRLRNELASDAEGPWTTHLPSGERMTIYDAALRYRDEGVPLVVLAGKEYGSGSSRDWAAKGPALLGIRAVIAESFERIHRSNLVGLGVLPLQFRSGESVATLGLTGTETFDISGLAGGPIPRQDVEVVARNADGGETRFALTVRIDAAAEVEYYQHGGILQMVLREMLRG encoded by the coding sequence ATGACCACCGACCTCGGCGGCGCGAGGGGGCGGATCGACACCGCCGACGGCCCGGTCGAGCTGTACCGGCTCGAGTGGCTCGCCGAACGCGGCGTCGGCGACGTCGAACGGCTCCCGCACACCGCTCGGATCCTCCTCGAGAACCTCCTTCGCAGAGCCGGGACGCGCGACGTTCGAGACGAGGACGTCTCAGCCCTGGCGGGGTGGCCGGCGCCGGCTCCGGAAGCGTCGGTTGCGTTCATGCCGTCCCGCGTCTTGATGCAGGACTTCACCGGTGTTCCGGCCGTCGTCGATCTCGCCGCGATGCGTTCGGCGATGGCGCGCGCGAGCGGCGACCCCTCGCGCGTCAACCCGCTCGTCGACGTCGACCTCATCATCGATCACTCCGTCCAGGTGGACCTGTTCCGCTCGCCCGAGGCATACGAGGCAAACATCGATTGGGAGTACCGGCGAAACTCGGAGCGGTACGCGCTCCTCCGGTGGGCGCAGCAAGCGTTCGACGGCGTTCGCGTCGTTCCGCCCGGCGCCGGGATCTGCCACCAGGTGAACCTGGAGCACCTCGGCAAGGTCGTCGCGGTCAGGGACGGCATCGCGATGCCAGACACGCTCGTCGGCACCGACTCCCACACGACCATGATCAACGGGCTCGGCGTGCTGGGGTGGGGTGTGGGCGGGATCGAAGCGGAAGCCGCGATGCTCGGCCAGCCAATGTTCCTGCCTGCACCCGTCGTGATCGGCGTCCGCGTCGTCGGTGCGCTTCCGGCCGGAACGACCGCAACCGATCTCGTCTTGACGCTCACCCAGATGCTTCGCGCGCACGGCGTCGTCGGCACATTCGTCGAGTTCTTCGGCGACGGGCTGTCGACGCTCGCGCTCGCGGACCGCGCGACGCTCTCGAACATGTGTCCCGAGTACGGCGCGACGGCGGCGTTCTTCCCCATCGACGCGGAGACGCTTCGGTACCTACGCTTCACGGGACGCGAGGACCGCGTCGATCTCGTCGAGCGCTTTGCGAACGAACAGGGGCTGTTCAGACGCGACGGCGATCCCGAGCCGGTGTTCAGCGAGGTCCTCGACCTCGATCTGTCCGGCGTCGAGCCGTCGCTCGCGGGTCCCAAGCGCCCGCAAGACCGCGTACCGCTCGCCGGCGTATGGGCTTCGTTCGTCGAGGCGTTCCGCGATCGGCTCGAGCCGGACCCGACACCCCAGCAGACGGCGCGGTTCCTCGACGAAGGCGGCGCGCAGACCGCCCTGAACGAACCCGCCGCCAGCACCGGGCGCGTCGTCGATCCGGTAGGCGAGCCCGAGCCGGTCTCACTGAACGACGGCGTGCTTCGGCACGGTTCGATCGTCATCGCGGCCATCACGAGCTGCACGAACACGTCGAATCCGAGCGTGATGCTTGCGGCCGGCCTGCTCGCGAAGAAGGCGGTCGAGGCGGGGCTCGAGACCAAGCCGTGGGTCAAGACCTCGCTCGCCCCCGGGTCACGCGTCGTCACGGAGTACCTCGACGCTGCCGGGCTGCAGCCGTACCTCGACAAGCTCGGGTTCTCGCTCGTTGGCTTCGGGTGCACGACGTGCATCGGGAATTCGGGGCCCCTGCCGGACGCGGTGGCCGCCGCAGTCGCCGAACGCGACCTCGCGGTCGTCGCGGTGCTCTCGGGCAACCGGAACTTCGAGGGACGGATCCACCCGCAGGTGCGCGCGTCGTATCTGGCGTCGCCGCCGCTCTGCGTGGCCTACGCCATCGCCGGTCACGCCGAGGTCGATCTGACGACGCAGCCGCTGGGGGTCGCGCCGGACGGCACGCCCGTGTACCTACGCGACCTGTGGCCGACGGCGGAGGAGGTCCGCGAGGCGATCGCCGCGTCGGTCTCGCCCGACCAGTTCCGACGAGAGTACGGCCGGATCTACGACGGCGACGAGCGGTGGAACGCGCTCCCGTCGCCTGAGGGCGCGATGTTCGCGTGGGACCTAGACTCGACGTACGTCCGAGAGCCGCCGTTCTTCGAGGATCTTGCGCCCGTGCCAGGGGTCGTCGACGACGTCGCCGGCGCGCGGTGCCTGGTGAAGCTCGGTGACTCGATCACGACCGATCACATCTCACCGGCAGGGGCGATCCGTCCGGATTCACCGGCCGGCCGGTACCTCATCGACCACGGCGTACCGCAGCGTGAGTTCAACAGCTACGGTGCGCGACGCGGGAATCACGAGGTGATGATGCGCGGGACGTTCGCCAACGTGCGGCTGCGGAACGAGCTCGCCTCCGACGCCGAGGGTCCGTGGACGACGCACCTGCCGAGCGGCGAACGGATGACGATCTACGACGCCGCGCTTCGTTATCGCGACGAGGGAGTTCCGCTCGTCGTGCTCGCCGGCAAGGAGTACGGCAGCGGGTCGTCGCGCGACTGGGCCGCCAAGGGGCCGGCGTTGCTCGGCATCCGCGCGGTCATCGCGGAGAGCTTCGAGCGGATCCACCGCAGCAACCTCGTGGGATTAGGCGTGCTGCCCCTGCAGTTCCGTTCCGGCGAGTCGGTCGCCACGCTCGGCCTGACCGGAACGGAGACCTTCGACATCTCGGGCCTCGCCGGCGGTCCGATCCCGAGACAGGACGTCGAGGTCGTCGCTCGGAATGCCGACGGCGGGGAGACGCGGTTCGCCCTGACGGTTCGCATCGACGCCGCCGCCGAAGTGGAGTACTACCAGCACGGCGGGATCCTTCAGATGGTGCTGCGGGAGATGCTTCGCGGCTAG
- a CDS encoding DNA repair exonuclease has product MARLVAFGDAHLGRSHLAHLRDEHGRNVREEDFLRAFTWAIDETIAREPDGFVWLGDVFDHARPTYRTFAHVLAGLQRLSDAGLKGAAISGNHDTPRVRGTGSPYDALERVFPDVTFAWRMEAVTAEVAGVAVHAVPQTMSVEDLRKELGVAAGRTRTDQTNLLLAHVALTSLPARAWRDINELEVEEASFDKAFDLVILGHYHALQKVSKRTWYAGSTDTFSFADSPETPKGLVVVDTDTGSVEHVENPHERPLATVGISADGLSAGELVDAVEKAAAGTPSGAIVRAYLNGVDPASFRQVANEQFQEAVPAALWVQVEPDYGAEAFAVQGGPVVGSLEQEWATYVEPQDLAGLDRERVVALGSRFLVDAQGETV; this is encoded by the coding sequence GTGGCGCGACTCGTCGCATTCGGCGACGCGCACCTCGGCCGGTCGCACCTCGCTCACCTCCGCGACGAGCACGGCCGGAACGTTCGGGAGGAGGACTTCCTGCGCGCGTTCACGTGGGCGATCGACGAGACGATCGCGCGAGAGCCGGACGGGTTCGTGTGGCTCGGCGACGTGTTCGATCACGCCCGGCCGACGTACCGAACGTTCGCCCACGTGCTCGCTGGGCTTCAGCGTCTCTCGGATGCAGGTTTGAAAGGCGCCGCGATCAGCGGGAACCACGATACGCCGAGGGTGCGGGGAACCGGATCGCCCTACGACGCGCTCGAGCGGGTGTTCCCCGACGTCACGTTCGCGTGGCGGATGGAGGCGGTGACCGCGGAGGTCGCCGGCGTCGCGGTTCACGCCGTTCCGCAGACGATGTCCGTGGAGGATCTCCGGAAGGAGCTCGGGGTTGCGGCAGGACGGACTCGGACCGACCAGACGAACCTACTGCTGGCGCACGTCGCGCTGACGTCGCTCCCCGCGCGGGCCTGGCGCGACATCAACGAGCTCGAGGTCGAGGAGGCTTCGTTCGACAAGGCGTTCGACCTGGTGATCCTCGGGCACTATCACGCGCTGCAGAAGGTCTCCAAGCGCACCTGGTACGCGGGCTCCACCGACACGTTCTCGTTCGCCGACAGCCCGGAGACTCCCAAGGGCCTCGTCGTCGTCGATACCGACACGGGTTCGGTCGAGCACGTGGAGAACCCCCACGAGCGCCCGCTCGCCACGGTCGGCATATCCGCGGACGGCCTATCCGCCGGCGAGCTCGTCGACGCGGTGGAGAAGGCCGCAGCGGGCACCCCGTCGGGCGCGATCGTCCGCGCATACCTGAACGGCGTCGACCCGGCGTCGTTCCGTCAGGTGGCGAACGAGCAGTTCCAGGAGGCGGTTCCCGCGGCGCTGTGGGTGCAGGTCGAACCCGACTACGGCGCCGAGGCGTTCGCCGTGCAGGGCGGACCGGTGGTCGGTTCGCTCGAGCAAGAGTGGGCCACGTACGTCGAGCCGCAGGATCTCGCGGGGCTCGATCGCGAGCGGGTGGTCGCGCTCGGCTCTCGGTTCCTCGTCGACGCGCAAGGGGAGACGGTGTAA
- a CDS encoding LCP family protein — translation MSDSTRSTRRGERGRTVFLALSATLSALVMVAASITFATYLWARGQIVTFDNTQPDDPEAPIDVVGRCANRSCNYLLLGSDSRAGLTEEELIAFGDDEHLGGENRSDTIILVHTEPDQREAVFLSFPRDLWVDIPGLGMGKINTAFEGGIDRGGPQRVARVVKSLTGMQVHHVLYVDLARFQKLVDALGGVDMCVPYPMYDPLSLLDIPAGCQHFDGRTALAYVRTRHQPCDSVPDFARISRQQQFLRAVISRLLEPGQLFRLPTLVPDLLANFVVDPGLRNPADLVYLAGQLQGLSTDAAEFRAVPSVPSSTVVNGQFLSTVEIVQPEADELFRRIRDGRPLGEVGATLPQTPPSPANIVVAVQDQGSANANAVFDLLTDGGFDTSPGTVEASPDVPVKGSVILYRQGEEAKARVVGSYLRDLEIVGAAPEAFPSDEDVAVVVGRNYELPPPEADGPVECP, via the coding sequence ATGAGCGACTCCACCCGATCGACGCGACGTGGCGAACGTGGGCGAACGGTCTTCCTCGCGCTATCCGCGACGCTGTCGGCGTTGGTGATGGTCGCGGCTTCGATCACCTTCGCCACGTACCTGTGGGCTCGAGGGCAGATCGTGACCTTCGACAACACCCAACCCGACGACCCCGAGGCGCCGATCGACGTCGTGGGACGGTGCGCGAACCGTTCATGCAACTATCTGTTGCTCGGCAGCGACTCGCGCGCGGGACTCACTGAGGAGGAGCTCATCGCCTTCGGGGACGATGAGCACCTCGGCGGGGAGAACCGATCGGACACGATCATCCTCGTCCACACCGAACCCGACCAACGCGAGGCCGTGTTCCTCTCGTTCCCCCGAGATCTGTGGGTCGACATCCCCGGCCTCGGGATGGGCAAGATCAACACCGCGTTCGAGGGCGGGATCGACCGCGGCGGACCGCAGCGGGTCGCTCGCGTCGTGAAGTCGCTCACGGGGATGCAGGTCCATCACGTGCTGTACGTGGACCTGGCGCGTTTCCAGAAGCTCGTCGACGCGCTCGGCGGCGTCGACATGTGCGTCCCCTATCCGATGTACGACCCCCTCTCGCTTCTGGACATCCCGGCTGGTTGTCAGCACTTCGACGGTCGGACGGCGCTCGCATACGTAAGGACGAGGCACCAGCCGTGCGACTCGGTTCCCGATTTCGCGCGCATCAGCCGGCAACAACAGTTCCTGCGCGCGGTGATCTCGCGCCTCCTGGAGCCGGGACAGCTGTTCCGGCTCCCCACGCTCGTTCCCGATCTCCTCGCGAACTTCGTCGTCGATCCCGGACTGCGGAACCCGGCCGATCTCGTCTACCTCGCCGGTCAGCTCCAGGGCCTCAGCACCGACGCCGCGGAGTTCCGGGCCGTCCCCTCGGTGCCGTCGTCCACGGTCGTCAACGGTCAGTTCCTGTCGACCGTCGAGATCGTCCAGCCCGAGGCCGACGAGCTGTTCCGCAGGATCCGCGATGGGCGTCCGCTCGGCGAGGTCGGCGCCACGCTCCCGCAGACACCGCCGTCGCCCGCCAACATCGTGGTCGCCGTTCAGGATCAGGGATCGGCGAACGCGAACGCCGTCTTCGATCTGTTGACCGACGGTGGATTCGACACGTCTCCCGGCACCGTGGAGGCTTCGCCAGACGTGCCGGTGAAGGGGTCGGTGATCCTCTATCGGCAGGGCGAAGAGGCGAAGGCGAGGGTCGTCGGCTCGTACCTCCGTGACCTCGAGATCGTCGGCGCCGCACCGGAGGCCTTTCCCAGCGACGAGGACGTCGCCGTCGTCGTGGGACGGAACTACGAGCTCCCTCCGCCAGAGGCCGATGGTCCGGTGGAGTGTCCCTAA
- a CDS encoding acyl-CoA thioesterase: protein MSTSSSTKTVAESHTTLVQLMEITHANIAGIVHGGEVMKLVDTAAGIAAVKHSGGMAVTASIDEMSFLTPVHVGDLVTVAASVNDVGTTSLEVGVRVDVEDVISGERRHTSSAYLVFVALDDEGKPRPVPRLVTKTSAERRRQREAKIRREMRLAHREAIESHRRRPEQDRSARV from the coding sequence ATGTCCACCTCGTCGTCGACGAAGACGGTCGCCGAATCGCACACGACGCTCGTCCAGCTGATGGAGATCACCCATGCCAACATCGCGGGGATCGTCCACGGCGGCGAGGTGATGAAGCTGGTCGACACGGCCGCAGGGATCGCGGCGGTGAAGCACTCCGGCGGCATGGCCGTCACCGCCTCGATCGACGAGATGTCGTTTCTCACCCCGGTCCACGTCGGCGACCTGGTGACGGTGGCCGCGTCCGTGAACGACGTCGGGACGACCTCGCTCGAGGTCGGCGTCCGCGTTGATGTCGAGGACGTCATCAGCGGTGAACGCCGTCATACCTCGAGCGCGTACCTCGTGTTCGTCGCGCTCGACGACGAGGGAAAGCCGCGACCCGTTCCCCGTCTCGTGACGAAGACCTCGGCCGAGCGCCGCCGGCAGCGAGAGGCGAAGATCCGGCGCGAGATGCGCTTGGCGCACCGCGAGGCCATCGAGAGCCACCGGAGGAGACCCGAGCAGGACCGATCCGCCCGCGTCTAA
- a CDS encoding SMC family ATPase codes for MRVLELSLRNYRVFEEVDLEIPARVIGIFGENGAGKTTLVESVAFALYGVDAARTKKQEIRTHGVLTDCEVRVVFEHAGSQFEVRRSIKGRGHTPEAELYGGELLLASGTTDVDAELRRLLHMDLHVFRSSVYAEQKQLDAFSDLSPARRKEMALRLLGIKPVDDARTFARREARATRESAGQLEDAVADIAALEAELKEAKDAAAEAAKGAKAAAAELKTATTKAKAARKAFQEIDAARERVEKLTVQLRAKIEQREAVVERGEELAERAEGIRERLAVLPELQDELERAGDVESRLRAGTRLADALEKLEAAQRRLADVPPADADADRDALSAAEATLANARDASARSAAERSHAASLQEAAEDRLARAAEADPTQPCPTCGRPLGDDFADYVKHCRADVAAAKRTASAAERAMKQAATALSRAQKAFDNATKNAQATLDAERRRAQFAENADALRAEVEVLAKPFDGTPPDLDGLRADVDRISALGKEIAEIAAERKHLVQLETDLAAAGERLRAIDAELTALTDEAEAIAFDPRAHDQRRSALDDAERTLEEATTAEREASDDAKDADKQLAVVTAALAQARQTAARVDELRSEARYVERVAMLLDGFRDHLVARVGPELSREAEVLFRELTNHAYDDLRVDDESLSIQIADGDSYFDIGRFSGSEADLANLALRVAISTHLSRMSDADVGIMVLDEVLGSLDEERKDLMVQTLGRLSARFHQLFVITHAERVKDQFPAAILVEKSGRRRSTAVLV; via the coding sequence GTGCGCGTCCTCGAGCTCTCGCTGCGCAACTACCGCGTGTTCGAAGAGGTCGACCTGGAGATCCCCGCACGCGTGATCGGTATCTTCGGTGAGAACGGAGCGGGGAAGACGACGCTCGTCGAGTCGGTGGCGTTCGCGTTGTACGGGGTCGACGCGGCCCGCACGAAGAAGCAGGAGATCAGGACGCACGGCGTGCTGACCGACTGCGAGGTGCGCGTGGTGTTCGAGCACGCCGGCTCGCAGTTCGAGGTGCGCCGATCGATCAAGGGCCGAGGTCACACCCCGGAGGCCGAGCTGTACGGCGGCGAGCTGTTGCTGGCGTCCGGCACGACCGATGTCGACGCAGAGCTACGTCGGCTCCTGCACATGGATCTCCACGTGTTCCGTTCCTCGGTCTACGCGGAGCAGAAACAGCTCGACGCGTTCTCGGACCTCAGCCCGGCGCGACGCAAGGAGATGGCGCTCCGGCTCCTCGGTATCAAGCCGGTCGACGACGCGCGGACGTTCGCGAGACGCGAGGCCCGCGCCACACGGGAGAGCGCCGGGCAGTTGGAAGACGCCGTTGCCGATATCGCCGCTCTCGAGGCCGAGTTGAAGGAGGCGAAGGACGCGGCGGCCGAGGCCGCGAAGGGGGCGAAGGCCGCCGCGGCGGAGCTGAAGACGGCGACGACGAAAGCCAAGGCAGCCCGTAAAGCGTTCCAGGAGATCGACGCGGCGCGAGAGCGCGTCGAGAAGCTGACCGTCCAACTTCGCGCGAAGATCGAGCAGCGCGAGGCCGTCGTTGAACGAGGCGAGGAGCTCGCCGAACGGGCCGAGGGCATCCGCGAGCGTCTCGCGGTACTGCCCGAATTGCAGGATGAGCTGGAACGTGCGGGCGACGTCGAATCGCGGCTGCGTGCCGGCACGAGGCTCGCCGACGCCCTGGAGAAGCTGGAAGCGGCGCAGAGGCGGCTCGCCGACGTACCGCCTGCCGACGCCGACGCCGACCGGGATGCCCTCTCGGCGGCGGAGGCGACGCTCGCGAACGCGCGCGACGCGTCGGCTCGCTCGGCCGCCGAGCGTTCTCACGCGGCGTCGCTGCAGGAGGCGGCCGAGGATCGGTTGGCCCGGGCCGCCGAGGCCGATCCCACGCAGCCCTGCCCGACGTGCGGACGGCCGCTCGGCGACGACTTCGCCGACTACGTGAAGCACTGTCGTGCCGACGTCGCCGCGGCGAAGAGGACCGCGTCGGCGGCGGAGCGAGCGATGAAACAGGCGGCGACGGCGCTCTCACGCGCGCAGAAGGCGTTCGACAACGCGACGAAGAACGCCCAGGCGACGCTCGACGCCGAACGGCGTCGAGCGCAGTTCGCCGAGAACGCCGATGCGCTTCGCGCGGAGGTCGAGGTCCTCGCCAAACCGTTCGACGGCACGCCGCCCGATCTCGACGGCCTCCGAGCCGACGTCGATCGAATCTCGGCGCTGGGCAAGGAGATCGCGGAGATTGCGGCAGAACGCAAGCACCTGGTACAGCTCGAGACGGACCTCGCCGCGGCAGGGGAACGACTCCGTGCGATCGACGCCGAGCTGACCGCCCTCACGGACGAGGCCGAGGCGATCGCTTTCGATCCTCGGGCACACGACCAACGGCGTTCCGCCCTCGACGACGCGGAGCGCACGCTGGAGGAGGCGACGACGGCCGAGCGCGAGGCCAGCGACGATGCGAAGGACGCCGATAAGCAACTCGCTGTGGTCACGGCGGCGCTCGCTCAGGCGAGACAGACCGCCGCGCGGGTCGACGAGCTCCGTTCGGAGGCGCGCTACGTCGAGCGCGTCGCCATGCTCCTCGACGGCTTCCGAGATCACCTCGTGGCCCGCGTTGGCCCCGAGCTCTCTCGCGAGGCCGAGGTGCTGTTCCGGGAGCTCACGAACCACGCCTACGACGACCTTCGCGTCGACGACGAGAGTCTGTCGATCCAGATCGCCGATGGCGACTCGTACTTCGACATCGGCCGGTTCTCCGGATCCGAGGCAGACCTGGCCAACCTCGCGCTCCGCGTCGCCATCTCTACGCACCTGTCGAGGATGTCGGATGCCGACGTGGGGATCATGGTGCTCGACGAGGTGCTCGGGTCGCTCGACGAGGAGCGCAAGGACCTGATGGTGCAGACCCTGGGCCGCCTCTCGGCGCGCTTCCACCAGCTATTCGTGATCACGCACGCGGAGCGGGTGAAGGATCAGTTCCCGGCGGCGATCCTCGTTGAGAAGTCCGGCCGTCGACGGAGCACGGCGGTCCTGGTCTAG
- a CDS encoding glycosyltransferase family 4 protein encodes MRLLFLTPRALVEARSGGTIKSAALLEHLERHHDVDVACFVRPGEEWRRDAGRTVTVPLHRPRSVVRLVASYLRRRPLSVERNHSDEMSMTVRSLVDTNGYDVVFVDGWLMAQYLPRGYGGSKLLHQHNAEHLMWERHAELETSPIRRLLVRSEAARVRRYETRIVPRFDVVFAVSEDDRAALIAIADVGDVRILPNVANPELLERPALEPPREPVVLFFGTLSWAPNLEGMKRFLHDGLPSLQRAVPGIRLVVAGAGAPRSLTSLVARVPGVELVLDTPDDESLYGRARAFVDVGLGGSGTRVKILNALARGLPVVATADAARGLDVTAGGDLLVATDSNDVVRALTRVLTDDATWRALSERGRDLVRRRYVPEVAFRSLDDALGAMRERS; translated from the coding sequence ATGCGTCTTCTCTTCCTCACGCCGCGCGCGCTCGTCGAGGCCCGGAGCGGAGGGACGATCAAGTCGGCGGCGTTGCTCGAGCACCTCGAACGGCACCACGACGTGGACGTCGCATGCTTCGTTCGTCCCGGGGAGGAATGGAGACGCGACGCCGGCCGTACCGTGACCGTGCCCCTGCACCGCCCGCGTTCCGTCGTGCGTCTCGTCGCGAGCTATTTGCGACGCCGCCCCCTTAGCGTCGAGCGCAACCACAGCGACGAGATGTCGATGACCGTCCGTTCACTCGTCGACACGAACGGATACGACGTCGTGTTCGTCGACGGGTGGTTGATGGCGCAGTACCTCCCGCGCGGATACGGCGGATCGAAGCTCCTGCATCAGCACAACGCCGAACACCTGATGTGGGAGCGCCACGCCGAGCTCGAGACCTCACCGATCCGGCGCTTGCTCGTGCGGTCTGAGGCGGCACGCGTTCGGCGCTACGAGACGCGCATCGTCCCTCGATTCGACGTCGTGTTCGCCGTGTCCGAGGACGATCGCGCGGCGCTCATTGCGATCGCCGATGTGGGCGACGTTCGGATCCTTCCGAACGTCGCCAACCCCGAACTCCTCGAACGGCCAGCGCTCGAGCCACCCCGCGAACCCGTCGTCTTGTTCTTCGGAACGCTCTCGTGGGCACCGAACCTGGAGGGGATGAAGCGGTTCCTCCACGACGGGCTCCCCTCGCTTCAGCGTGCGGTGCCCGGGATTCGCCTCGTCGTCGCCGGCGCCGGGGCTCCGCGCTCGCTCACCTCGCTCGTCGCGAGGGTGCCCGGCGTCGAGCTCGTCCTGGACACGCCCGACGACGAGTCGCTGTACGGGCGAGCCCGCGCCTTCGTCGACGTCGGGCTCGGTGGCTCGGGAACGCGCGTGAAGATCCTGAACGCGCTCGCCCGCGGTCTGCCCGTCGTCGCGACGGCCGACGCCGCGAGGGGGCTCGACGTGACCGCCGGAGGAGACCTGCTCGTGGCGACCGACTCGAACGACGTCGTTCGCGCGCTGACCCGCGTGCTCACCGACGACGCGACGTGGCGGGCACTGAGCGAACGGGGACGCGACCTCGTCCGGAGACGGTACGTACCCGAGGTCGCGTTCAGATCACTCGACGACGCCCTCGGGGCAATGCGCGAACGCAGCTAG